In the Populus trichocarpa isolate Nisqually-1 chromosome 1, P.trichocarpa_v4.1, whole genome shotgun sequence genome, one interval contains:
- the LOC7470776 gene encoding transcription factor bHLH18, whose product METSSVTALCELGMEDSSFTNQWFMNSLDDTSLLPFAAAFGENIHHSFSHQNFNLKTSMDSVRPTKQLRTDHLSNPQPAFSPNILSFVNSNHANQMGLMKPKEEAVCSKSINNLPSDMVVSQDSFGNQYYAFKASQGPKMISANGTRLSQSQDHIIAERKRREKLSQRFIALSAVVPGLKKMDKASVLGDAIKYLKQLQERVKTLEEQTKRKTMESVVIVKKSHVYVDEGGENSSSDVSKGPIHETLPELEARFCDKHVLIRIHCKKNKGVLEKTVAEVEKLHLSVINSSVLTFGTCALDVTIIAQMDIDFNMSVKDLVKTLRSAFQYFM is encoded by the exons ATGGAGACTTCATCAGTTACAGCTTTATGTGAACTG GGAATGGAGGATTCAAGCTTCACCAACCAGTGGTTCATGAACTCTCTTGATGATACCAGCTTACTACCATTTGCTGCTGCATTTGGAGAGAACATACATCACTCTTTCTCTCACCAAAACTTCAACCTCAAAACCTCCATGGATAGTGTTAGACCAACAAAACAACTGAGAACTGATCATTTGTCAAACCCACAACCTGCCTTTTCTCCTAACATTCTTTCCTTTGTCAATTCCAACCACGCAAATCAAATGGGATTGATGAAGCCTAAAGAGGAGGCAGTGTGTTCTAAGAGCATCAACAATCTCCCTTCTGACATGGTAGTTTCTCAAGATTCCTTTGGGAACCAATACTATGCATTCAAGGCCTCCCAAGGACCTAAGATGATTAGCGCGAACGGTACTAGACTTTCTCAAAGTCAAGATCACATTATAGCAGAAAGGAAGCGGCGGGAGAAGCTCAGTCAACGATTCATAGCTTTATCTGCTGTAGTTCCTGGACTAAAAAAg ATGGATAAAGCTTCTGTTCTAGGAGATGCTATCAAGTACTTGAAACAATTGCAAGAGAGAGTTAAGACACTTGAGgaacaaacaaaaaggaaaaccaTGGAATCAGTGGTTATTGTGAAGAAATCTCATGTCTATGTTGATGAGGGTGGTGAAAACTCTTCCTCAGATGTGTCTAAAGGACCTATTCATGAGACATTGCCAGAACTTGAAGCAAGATTCTGCGACAAACATGTCCTCATAAGAATTCActgcaagaaaaacaaaggagttttggagaaaacagtggCTGAAGTTGAGAAACTCCACCTATCAGTTATCAATAGCAGTGTCCTTACATTTGGGACTTGTGCTCTTGATGTTACTATTATTGCACAG ATGGATATAGACTTCAACATGTCAGTGAAGGATCTAGTGAAGACTTTACGCTCAGCTTTCCAGTATTTCATGTGA
- the LOC7470777 gene encoding L-galactose dehydrogenase, whose product MASPPHPNLELRPLGNTGLKLSCVGFGASPLGSVFGPVSEHDAISSVREAFDLGINFFDTSPYYGGTLSEKMLGKGLKALGVPRNEYIVSTKCGRYVEGFDFSAERVTKSIDESLARLQLDYVDILQCHDIEFGSLDQIVNETIPALQKLREAGKIRFIGITGLPLSVFTYVLDRVPPGTVDVILSYCRYSVNDSTLVDLLPYLKSKGVGVISASPLAMGLLTENGPPEWHPASAELKSACQAAAAFCKAKGKNISKLAMQYSLANKDISSVLVGMNSVRQVKENVYAATELATFGKDQETLSEVEAILSPVKNQTWPSGIQES is encoded by the exons ATGGCATCTCCTCCACACCCAAACCTTGAGCTCCGACCCTTAGGAAACACGGGTCTCAAACTTAGCTGCGTCGGTTTTGGAGCTTCCCCCCTTGGCAGTGTCTTCGGCCCTGTCTCTGAACACGACGCCATCTCCTCTGTCCGCGAGGCCTTCGACCTTGGCATCAATTTCTTTGACACTTCTCC GTATTATGGAGGGACATTGTCAGAGAAGATGCTTGGTAAGGGACTTAAAGCTCTAGGAGTTCCGAGAAATGAATATATTGTGTCCACAAAGTGTGGGAGGTACGTGGAGGGCTTTGATTTTAGTGCTGAGAGAGTGACTAAGAGTATTGATGAGAGCTTGGCAAGATTGCAGTTGGATTATGTTGATATACTCCAATGCCATGATATTGAATTTGGGTCTCTTGATCag ATTGTGAATGAAACAATTCCTGCGCTACAGAAACTGAGGGAAGCAGGGAAGATTCGTTTTATCGGTATAACCGGGCTGCCATTAAGTGTATTTACATATGTTCTTGATCGAGTGCCACCAGGCACTGTTGATGTTATTCTGTCATATTGCCGCTACAGTGTTAATGATTCTACATTGGTGGATTTATTGCCTTACTTGAAGAGCAAAGGTGTAGGTGTAATTAGTGCTTCTCCACTTGCAATGGGGTTACTTACAGAGAATGGTCCTCCAGAGTGGCATCCAGCTTCTGCTGAACTTAAG TCTGCATGTCAAGCTGCTGCTGCCTTCTGTAAAGCGAAGGGGAAGAATATTTCAAAGTTAGCAATGCAATACAGTTTGGCAAATAAAGATATATCCTCGGTGCTGGTTGGCATGAACTCTGTTAGACAG GTCAAGGAGAATGTTTATGCCGCTACGGAACTTGCTACATTTGGCAAGGATCAGGAAACTTTATCAGAAGTTGAAGCAATTCTGAGCCCTGTGAAGAATCAGACTTGGCCTAGTGGAATCCAAGAGAGCTGA